The DNA sequence CTGATGATCGCCTACGCCACCCAGGCCCTCGTGAAGGTCCACCTCAGGCAGGGCCGCCGGGACACCGCCGAGCTGCACGCGGAACTCGAAGACGCGCTGGCCACGTGCCGCGAAATGCAGGACGGCTTCGGCCAGGCGCTGATGCTCCGGACCCTGGGCGAGCTCGACCTCGTCCGCGGCGAACCGGACTCCGCTCGTCGGCACCTCGAACTCGCCCTCACCTGGTGCGACGCGCTTTCCCTCCCGCTGTGGCGCGCGCGCAACCTGCGGGACCTCGCGGCGGCCCAGCGAGCGCTGGGCAGGCACGCGGAATCCGACGCCACCCACGCCGAAGCGCAGGCCCTCTTCACGAGGTACGGCGCGCGGGAGGCCACCGAACCCCGGATGGCCGTGAAGACCGCTTCCGGGAAAGCGGTCTTCACGGAACACCACTAGCAGCCGTTGAAGTCGCCCGGCGGCACCCAGGGGATGCCCGGCCAGAAGATGCGTCCTTCCGGCCGGTACTGCTTGCCCATCACGTTGTCCCACGACCAGGGGCTGATCTGGTAGTCGAACGGCTTGTAGGCGTTCCAGATCCGCTGCTTGCGGTCCCGCCAGTAGCCGCCGACGTTGTCCGGGTAGTCGGTGATGACGTAGCCCTGGTACTCGTCGCGGCGGATCAGGGTGTTGCCGGCGCCGTCGACGTCCGCGTCGGCCGCGAGGATCGCCCCGGCGACGTGGTCGACGTTGTCGGCCACGCCGTCACCGCGCCTTTCCCGGTGCCCGATGGTGCTTTGCGTGCGCAGGTAGTCGGGCTGGACGTAGTCGATGATCGAGCGCAGCATGCCGACGAACGAGTCCTTCGTGTACGCCGGCCGGTAGTCGATCGGCTCAGCGACGTACGAGTCGTCGTGCAGCATCCGGTACAGGTCACCGCAGTTGTCCTCGGGCCCGGCGGCCGCGTGGATGTAGGTGAACACGAGGTGGACGTTGGTCCCGTCGAGGTGGTCCACGGCGACGGGGTGGCCGCCGAACCACATTTCCTCGTAAGTCCAGGAGTTCGGCACGCCCGCCGTCTCGGCGTAGGCGGCGTGCTCCCCCTGCACCCGGTTGTCGGCGTAGTCCATGCCGCACGGATCGTGGCTCTCACACGGGATTTCCCCCGCGGTGAGGTAGGTGACCCACACGTTGTACCCGGCCTGCACGTCGGACGCGATGTCCGGGTTCATGAACAGCAGGTCGTCGTCCTGGTGCGCGGAGAAGCTGAGCGTCGTGGTGGTGTCCGCGGAAGCGGGACTGTGCACCGCGGCGACGGTCGCCGCGGCCAGCACCAGCGCGGCGAGCGGCCGCGCGATCTTCGTGCGCATGACGTGCTTCCTTTCGTTCACTGGCCCCAGTTTTCGATGTCGGGGGCGCCCATGTCGGTGTTCCAGTACCAGTGGGTCAGGGTGCCGTCGGTGGCACGGCCGTAGACGTTTTCCTGGCTGTCGGTGGCGAACCCGGTGGGGTTGGCGCCGAGGTTGCCGCCCCAGTTGTCGTGGCGGGGCTGGTTGTCTTCGGGGGTCCAGTACCAGTGGCCGAGCTGGTTGTCCGGGGTGCGGGCGAACACGTGCTGCTGGTCCTGCCACACGTACGCCACCGGGTTGCCCTGGATCGCCGCCCCCAGCGGCTCGTCGACCACCTCTTCGGCCGGGGTCCAGTAGAAGTGCTTCAACGTCCCGTCGGTGCCACGCGCGAACACGTGCTGCTGCTCGCCGAACGCGTACCCGGTCGGGTCACCGGCGAGCGTGCTCGACCCCCAGATCCCGTAGTTGGGGTCCGCGTCGGTCGGCGTCCAGTACCAGTGCGCCAAGTGCCCGTCGGTCGTCCGGGCGAAGACGTGCTGCTGATCGCCCCACACGTAGGCCACCGGGTCGCCGGCGACGCTCTGGGGCTGGGTTTCCTCGACCGTGCCCGTGTCGGGGGTCCAGTAGAGGTGCTTGAGTTTGCCGTCGGTGCCGCGGGCGAAGATGTGCTGCTGGTCCCCGAAGGCGTAGCCGGTGGGGTTGCCGGCGATGTCGTCGGCGCCCCACTGCTCGAAGTTCGGGTCGGCGTCCGTCGGGTACCAGTACCAGTGCCCGATGGTGTTGTCGGTCAGCCGCGCGAAGACGTGCTGGGTGTCGCCCGAAACGAACGCGACCGGTTCCCCGGCGAGCGCCGCGGGGTAGGACTCCGATTCGATGGACTCACCCGCGTTGTACGAGTGCAGCAGCGAGCCGTCCGCGCCCTTGGAGAACAGGTGCTCCTGGGTCCCGTACCGGTACGACGCCGAGGCCGCGATGCCCTCGTCGCCCATCGGGGCCGGCTGGCCGATGTCGTCGACGATGTTGCGGTAGCGCATCGGGGTGAACGTCCGGATGTAGGACTGCGCGGTCCACGCCCGCTCGACCGCGGGGTTGCCGTAGTCGAACTCCTCGCGGACGATCGGCTGCGTCTTCGCGGCGTCGTTCCAGGCGAGGAAGAGCGCGATGTGCCCGTCACGCCACAGCGCGTCGCCGGGCAGCAGGTCCGCCCAGCCGATGGCGTCCATCCGCGTCGGGAGGCTGTAGGTGGTCAGGCTCGTGCTGAGGTTCCAGGCCATCGACACGAACCCGGAGCAGTCCTGGCGGTAGGTGCCGTACTGGTTGGTGTGGTACGCGGACTGGCTGTACATCACGTGCTCGTCGATCCACGACCTCGATCTGGTCAGCACCTCGGAGCGCGTGATCTGGCCGTTCTCGACCGAGGTCATCGCCCGCGCGGCGGCCTTCGGATGACTCGGCACGCCCGCAGTGCCTTCGTGCGGGAGCGCACCCGGGTGGGCGGGGTCGTAGTACGCGGCGGCGGCCGCCGGGCCGAGCGGGTGGGCCTGTGCGATCGCGGGAGCGGCACCGGCGATCGCGAGCGAGGTCAGCACGGCGGCCAGGACGGCGCCGGTGCGCTGGACGGTCATGGGGTTCCTCCCGGGTGAACGCTCCGCCGTCCTCGGTGCGGCGGAGTCGCCGGGAAACCGTGTCGCGGCAGGCTTCAAGTCCGCCCCAAAACCGCTTCAACGCGACTTGCAGGCGGCTTGGAGCCGACTTGGAGACCGGGCTTCCAGGCTTGGCCCATCGCCACGACCTGGAGGACACCATGACCCGCACCACCACCCGGATCACCGTCGGCGGGCTCGGCGCGCTGATCAGCACGCTGGCCCTCGTCGCGCCCGCTACGGCCGCCCAGCCGACGACGAGCGACCCGGGTACGAGCACCACGACCCAGGAAGAACAGCGGTCGGCCGCGATGAGAGACGCGGCCGTCAAGGCCGGCTTCCAGGACGACTACGTCGCCGCGGCCGGCCCCGCCGCGCAACGGGTCCGCGACGACTTCGACATCCCGGCTTCGGTGACCGCCGCCCAGTCCATCCTGGAGTCGGACTGGGGCCGCAGCACGCTCTCGGTCAACGACCGGAACTACTTCGGCTTCAAGTGCACCTCGCCGACCAACCCCGG is a window from the Amycolatopsis sp. cg9 genome containing:
- a CDS encoding PIG-L family deacetylase; protein product: MRTKIARPLAALVLAAATVAAVHSPASADTTTTLSFSAHQDDDLLFMNPDIASDVQAGYNVWVTYLTAGEIPCESHDPCGMDYADNRVQGEHAAYAETAGVPNSWTYEEMWFGGHPVAVDHLDGTNVHLVFTYIHAAAGPEDNCGDLYRMLHDDSYVAEPIDYRPAYTKDSFVGMLRSIIDYVQPDYLRTQSTIGHRERRGDGVADNVDHVAGAILAADADVDGAGNTLIRRDEYQGYVITDYPDNVGGYWRDRKQRIWNAYKPFDYQISPWSWDNVMGKQYRPEGRIFWPGIPWVPPGDFNGC